One genomic segment of Desulfovibrio sp. UCD-KL4C includes these proteins:
- a CDS encoding ATP synthase subunit I, which translates to MTMKINQKIETFLHRRGFTHPDVRSLVRNQLYLTAGACFFAAVAFGFAPWALALAAGTTLTTFNFWSLAKFGQHLAYMRRGAVVSLLVRFYGRMILTGLVIYGLIVWGQCSITALLIGLSSVVVNAIFWGVAGFRQKVKEA; encoded by the coding sequence ATGACGATGAAAATAAACCAAAAGATTGAAACATTTCTCCACAGGCGAGGCTTTACTCATCCGGACGTACGCAGTTTGGTACGCAATCAATTGTATCTTACTGCCGGAGCATGTTTTTTTGCTGCTGTAGCCTTCGGGTTTGCCCCATGGGCATTGGCTTTAGCAGCCGGAACAACTCTGACTACGTTCAATTTCTGGTCGCTGGCTAAATTTGGTCAGCATCTGGCGTATATGCGCAGGGGCGCGGTGGTGTCTTTGCTGGTTCGTTTCTACGGACGGATGATCTTAACCGGACTGGTCATTTATGGACTTATAGTCTGGGGGCAGTGTTCAATCACAGCTCTTTTGATCGGGCTCAGTTCCGTAGTAGTGAATGCAATATTTTGGGGCGTTGCCGGGTTTCGGCAAAAAGTGAAGGAGGCATAA
- the atpB gene encoding F0F1 ATP synthase subunit A: protein MAAGLPHPLIFMTELNNALGTHIPIHVWYTWVAMIILFSIGFLVSRKLSLVPGGLQNLVEIIVGGLEDFVVSNIGESGRTVFPFMCTLFVYILVMNLLGLVPGCDAPTANVNTNAAMAVCTFLYYNYIGIKRHGFGYIKHFMGPVPALAPLMFIIEIVSHISRPLSLTLRLFGNIRGEEIVLVLLFMLAPVVSTLPMYFLFILAKVIQAFIFFMLTMIYLKGSLEHAH from the coding sequence ATGGCTGCAGGGTTACCACATCCATTAATATTTATGACAGAGCTGAACAATGCGCTGGGAACTCATATTCCCATCCATGTATGGTATACATGGGTCGCAATGATCATTCTGTTCTCTATCGGATTTCTAGTTTCCAGAAAACTTAGTCTCGTGCCGGGAGGTCTTCAAAATCTTGTCGAGATAATTGTCGGCGGGCTAGAAGATTTTGTCGTCTCGAACATCGGTGAAAGTGGACGTACAGTCTTCCCTTTCATGTGTACTTTGTTTGTTTATATCCTTGTTATGAACCTTTTAGGCCTTGTCCCCGGATGTGACGCTCCTACTGCGAACGTCAACACCAATGCGGCAATGGCTGTTTGTACTTTCCTTTATTATAACTACATCGGTATCAAGCGCCACGGTTTCGGATACATTAAACATTTTATGGGTCCGGTTCCAGCTCTTGCTCCGTTGATGTTTATCATTGAAATAGTTTCGCACATTTCTCGTCCGCTTTCACTTACCTTACGTCTGTTTGGTAATATCCGCGGTGAAGAAATTGTTCTCGTACTACTGTTTATGCTTGCTCCTGTAGTTTCTACCTTGCCTATGTACTTTTTGTTCATACTAGCTAAGGTAATCCAGGCGTTCATCTTCTTCATGCTTACCATGATTTACTTGAAGGGCTCTCTGGAACATGCTCATTAG
- the atpE gene encoding ATP synthase F0 subunit C, with product MRKALLIVLNTMALVLAAGAAFASGVAPEVASATATATAIGMAIAAAGCGIGQGLGLKAACEGTARNPEAGGKITVTLILGLAFVESLAIYALVVNLILLFANPLIG from the coding sequence ATGCGTAAAGCTCTGCTTATCGTTCTGAACACAATGGCTCTCGTTCTTGCTGCTGGTGCAGCATTCGCTTCCGGTGTTGCTCCTGAAGTTGCTTCCGCTACTGCTACTGCTACTGCTATCGGTATGGCTATTGCTGCTGCTGGTTGTGGTATCGGTCAGGGTCTCGGACTTAAAGCTGCTTGTGAAGGAACTGCACGTAATCCAGAAGCTGGTGGTAAAATCACAGTTACTTTGATTCTTGGTCTCGCATTCGTAGAATCATTGGCTATTTACGCACTTGTTGTTAACCTCATTCTTCTTTTCGCTAACCCACTTATCGGTTAG
- a CDS encoding redox-sensing transcriptional repressor Rex, translating to MKTQNIPKATIKRLAVYIQVLTGLKRDGVEVVSSEKLARACSVNPSQIRKDLAYFGEFGVRGVGYYVHELIASIKHSLGVDRVWGCALVGVGNLGRALLRHKEFALRGFSIRAAFDCDPYKIGEIVSGLEVVCTRQLKSRVDELGLEIGIISTPPERAQRAANYLVEGGLKGIVNFAQARIQVPKEITVEYVDFTHHFYSVAFNVSSAD from the coding sequence GTGAAAACCCAGAATATCCCCAAAGCGACAATCAAACGGCTCGCAGTTTACATACAAGTTCTTACAGGCCTTAAGCGTGATGGCGTTGAAGTTGTTTCATCAGAGAAACTAGCTCGCGCTTGTTCAGTAAATCCTTCCCAGATTCGTAAAGATTTAGCCTATTTTGGAGAATTCGGCGTGCGCGGTGTCGGTTATTATGTGCACGAACTGATTGCTTCAATTAAACATTCTCTTGGCGTTGATCGAGTTTGGGGTTGTGCTCTTGTCGGAGTTGGCAACCTTGGACGTGCTTTGCTTCGTCATAAAGAGTTTGCTTTAAGAGGCTTTTCCATCAGGGCTGCATTTGATTGCGATCCTTATAAAATCGGTGAAATTGTCTCAGGTCTTGAAGTTGTATGTACGCGCCAGCTGAAAAGCAGAGTAGATGAACTAGGGCTTGAAATAGGAATTATTTCTACGCCTCCTGAAAGAGCCCAAAGAGCAGCCAATTACCTTGTTGAAGGTGGCCTCAAAGGGATTGTTAATTTTGCACAGGCAAGAATTCAAGTTCCCAAAGAAATCACTGTTGAATATGTAGATTTTACACATCATTTTTATTCAGTAGCATTTAATGTCAGTTCTGCTGACTAA
- a CDS encoding sigma-54 dependent transcriptional regulator: MANVLIIDDDPHIGDLLLVLAKHLGHSGEKSLTLKEGVALAREERFDIIFLDVVLPDGNGLDALPELQILKNSPEVVIITGKGNSKGAELAINSGAWDYISKPATAEQYLLHMQRVLQYRTEKQASHPKLGHHNIIGRSKAIMRSLEQAAKAAESHVSVSISGETGTGKELFAKAVHDNSPHRKGPFIAVDCASIPENLVESILFGHKRGAFTSAEESNQGLIAKADGGTLFLDEVGELPLALQKSFLRVLQEHTFRPVGDPKEIKSDFRLVTATNRDLEALVQTGRFRQDLMYRIQAFTIELPPLRQRKEDIPELSRYFLNKLSADGNTAPTPVSSEFLKALETYSWPGNIRELFNILEQVFATNPEAGEFLPIHLPVRIRIAAAQHSVVPRTDSKPVLTVIQGHKLTPKNLPKETEISSYTPPSNDDFPPMKEYRDQALDQAEKLYLESLFLHCNGNIKKAAQVSGLSNSRLYALLKKHDIKKTFFNN, from the coding sequence ATGGCCAATGTTCTAATAATCGATGATGATCCGCACATAGGCGATCTTTTGCTTGTACTCGCCAAGCACCTTGGACACAGCGGAGAGAAATCTCTTACGCTCAAAGAAGGTGTCGCACTAGCCCGCGAAGAACGCTTCGATATCATATTTCTTGATGTTGTGCTTCCAGACGGAAATGGGCTTGACGCTCTTCCTGAGTTGCAAATATTAAAAAATTCCCCAGAAGTAGTCATTATCACAGGTAAAGGTAACTCAAAAGGAGCAGAGCTGGCTATTAACTCCGGTGCATGGGACTACATAAGTAAGCCTGCGACTGCTGAACAATACCTTCTACATATGCAACGAGTACTGCAATATAGAACTGAAAAACAAGCTTCTCACCCTAAGCTTGGGCATCATAATATTATAGGACGCTCCAAAGCTATTATGCGCAGTCTGGAGCAGGCAGCTAAAGCAGCTGAGAGCCATGTAAGTGTTTCAATTTCAGGTGAGACTGGAACCGGAAAAGAACTTTTCGCAAAAGCTGTACACGATAACAGCCCGCACAGAAAAGGCCCTTTTATCGCTGTTGACTGTGCATCAATTCCTGAAAATCTTGTTGAAAGCATACTTTTCGGACATAAGCGTGGAGCTTTCACAAGTGCGGAAGAATCCAATCAGGGGTTGATTGCTAAAGCTGATGGAGGGACTCTCTTCCTAGATGAAGTTGGCGAACTTCCACTGGCGCTTCAAAAATCTTTCTTAAGAGTTCTGCAAGAACATACATTCCGTCCAGTCGGCGACCCCAAAGAAATCAAAAGCGACTTTAGGCTGGTTACAGCAACAAATCGCGACCTTGAGGCACTAGTCCAGACTGGAAGATTCCGGCAGGATCTGATGTATCGCATACAGGCTTTCACTATTGAGCTACCGCCACTGCGACAGCGCAAAGAAGATATCCCCGAACTAAGCAGATATTTTTTAAACAAACTTAGCGCAGATGGGAATACGGCACCGACACCTGTTTCAAGTGAGTTTCTTAAAGCTTTGGAAACATACTCATGGCCCGGAAATATTCGAGAGCTTTTCAATATTTTAGAACAAGTTTTCGCCACGAACCCTGAAGCAGGAGAATTTTTGCCGATTCACCTGCCTGTACGCATACGAATTGCTGCTGCTCAACACTCTGTTGTGCCTAGAACTGATAGCAAACCAGTTTTAACTGTCATTCAAGGGCATAAATTAACCCCAAAAAACTTACCTAAAGAAACAGAAATATCGTCCTATACTCCACCTTCAAATGATGATTTTCCCCCCATGAAAGAATATAGAGATCAAGCCCTTGATCAGGCTGAAAAGCTCTATTTGGAAAGTCTTTTTCTTCATTGCAACGGCAATATTAAAAAAGCGGCTCAAGTTTCAGGACTTTCAAACTCCAGATTATATGCACTGCTAAAAAAACATGACATTAAGAAAACTTTTTTCAATAATTAG
- a CDS encoding MarR family winged helix-turn-helix transcriptional regulator has protein sequence MMDKNTSLGFLNTQVMRLHKAIVADKLSALGLTYGQLGFIMTALHHPGWNQEQLSLFLVVDKAATARAVAKLIKLNFLYREENPENRREKLVYPTKKAEEIKKDLHEALQAANQLMMSDLSQSEKEVLMKIMKRMIDTGREFLGMSSIWQIF, from the coding sequence ATGATGGATAAAAACACGTCTTTAGGCTTTTTGAATACGCAGGTTATGCGTCTTCATAAAGCTATTGTTGCAGATAAATTAAGCGCGCTTGGGCTTACTTACGGGCAGTTAGGTTTTATAATGACCGCTCTGCATCATCCTGGGTGGAATCAAGAGCAGCTATCACTTTTCCTCGTAGTTGATAAAGCTGCAACAGCTAGAGCCGTTGCGAAACTTATTAAGCTAAATTTTTTATATAGAGAAGAGAACCCTGAAAACAGGCGTGAAAAATTAGTTTACCCTACTAAAAAAGCGGAAGAAATAAAAAAAGATCTTCATGAGGCATTGCAAGCGGCAAATCAATTGATGATGTCTGATCTTAGTCAGTCTGAAAAAGAAGTTTTAATGAAAATAATGAAACGAATGATTGATACTGGTCGCGAATTTTTAGGAATGTCATCAATCTGGCAAATTTTTTAG
- a CDS encoding MFS transporter, which translates to MDDAKKRAVILAVSVTQFVIPFMFSAVGVSLPVIGREFGASGLDLSLIESMYIGGVAAVLLPFGRFADMHGREPVFRLGVLLYAVFTLLLGFAHDINMLTLLRMGQGISGALTIATNMALLTDSVPLRERGRAMGIAVAAVYVGLSIGPYLGGLIATELGWRWIFYLGTIPLGISYIVSRINLKGKFHSSTEKFDYAGSGLIIFSVATFVFGGTNLNTGWPGIVSLLAGLLGFTVFIIMQNRTKYPLVDLVVFKERLDFSEAALVQFISYAGTFGIVFLFSLYLQSIKAMTPHEAGTVLVIQPLIQAALSPLVGKWADIYYPRVIAMIGMVVCTVGSIMGALVGPETSLVYLYIMFVMLGIGFALFSAPNMIILMGSVPPSKFGFASAITGALRTIGMVSSMVIIATFLSVYMADTPVSHESSVAYMKVMHGALITLSGFCVFGVLVSLRSVYRRFYGSGRVAKDDL; encoded by the coding sequence ATGGATGATGCAAAAAAAAGAGCGGTAATCTTAGCCGTTTCAGTAACTCAATTTGTTATACCGTTTATGTTTTCAGCTGTCGGGGTTTCACTACCGGTAATTGGACGTGAATTCGGCGCAAGCGGTCTCGATTTAAGTTTAATCGAATCAATGTATATAGGCGGCGTTGCAGCTGTGCTTCTCCCTTTTGGAAGGTTTGCAGACATGCACGGACGCGAACCTGTCTTCAGGCTCGGTGTGTTGCTTTATGCCGTATTCACGCTGCTCTTGGGATTTGCGCATGATATCAATATGCTGACTTTGTTAAGAATGGGGCAGGGTATTTCCGGAGCACTTACAATTGCTACCAATATGGCTTTGCTAACAGATTCTGTTCCACTTAGGGAGCGTGGCAGAGCAATGGGTATTGCTGTTGCTGCTGTTTATGTAGGGCTTTCCATAGGGCCATACCTCGGAGGGCTTATAGCTACAGAGCTTGGATGGAGATGGATTTTTTACCTTGGAACAATTCCTTTAGGGATCAGCTATATCGTCAGTCGTATCAATTTGAAAGGTAAGTTTCATTCTTCAACTGAAAAGTTTGATTATGCCGGTAGCGGGTTAATCATATTTTCTGTAGCCACGTTTGTTTTCGGCGGAACTAATTTAAATACCGGGTGGCCTGGAATTGTTTCATTATTGGCTGGATTGCTTGGATTCACGGTTTTTATTATTATGCAGAACAGAACTAAATACCCTCTTGTGGATTTAGTTGTCTTTAAGGAAAGATTAGATTTTTCGGAAGCAGCTCTTGTGCAGTTTATAAGTTACGCCGGAACATTCGGGATTGTTTTTCTTTTCAGCCTATATTTGCAGAGTATTAAAGCAATGACCCCGCACGAAGCAGGCACGGTACTGGTTATACAGCCTCTGATTCAAGCTGCTTTGTCTCCGCTGGTGGGGAAATGGGCTGATATCTACTATCCGCGTGTAATTGCTATGATAGGAATGGTTGTATGCACAGTGGGATCAATAATGGGTGCTCTGGTCGGCCCTGAAACTTCTCTTGTATATTTGTATATCATGTTTGTTATGCTCGGAATCGGTTTTGCTCTTTTTTCTGCTCCCAATATGATCATACTTATGGGAAGTGTTCCACCTTCAAAATTTGGATTCGCTTCAGCCATCACAGGTGCTTTAAGGACTATTGGTATGGTTTCGAGCATGGTCATAATTGCAACTTTCCTTTCTGTGTATATGGCAGATACACCTGTTTCGCATGAAAGCAGCGTGGCCTATATGAAGGTTATGCATGGAGCTCTTATTACGCTTTCCGGTTTTTGCGTGTTCGGAGTTCTGGTCTCACTTCGCTCTGTTTACAGACGTTTCTACGGTAGTGGCAGAGTTGCCAAAGATGATCTTTGA
- the rsmG gene encoding 16S rRNA (guanine(527)-N(7))-methyltransferase RsmG — translation MAASTISGVDILGAAIKAKRRLEDDLSLDNGFISSADQARVLAYYINLLVKWNKSMNLVGPKSWDEIFHSLIIDSLHLADFLSDLEFPENPVTLDLGAGAGLPGLPLRVVWQKGTYHLVESREKRSIFMRTALQMMKLPRTEVFQGRAETFPQGALPADLILSKAFMPWKELLLFVRPMLADSGRIVVLSNDCAPDSAEINECGYELESTMEYKAGKKTHYFWSLLPSS, via the coding sequence ATGGCGGCATCAACTATCAGCGGCGTAGATATATTAGGAGCTGCGATTAAGGCAAAAAGAAGACTTGAAGACGATCTCAGTCTTGATAATGGATTTATCTCTTCAGCTGATCAGGCGCGTGTTTTGGCTTATTATATAAATTTACTGGTGAAGTGGAACAAATCCATGAATCTGGTAGGGCCGAAGAGCTGGGATGAGATTTTTCATTCTCTCATAATCGACAGTTTGCACCTTGCTGATTTTTTAAGTGATCTGGAGTTTCCTGAAAATCCTGTGACACTTGATCTTGGTGCCGGAGCCGGACTTCCGGGGTTGCCGCTCAGAGTTGTATGGCAGAAAGGAACTTATCACTTAGTGGAATCGCGGGAAAAGCGTTCAATCTTTATGCGTACCGCCTTGCAAATGATGAAACTTCCACGCACAGAGGTTTTTCAAGGCAGAGCTGAAACATTCCCGCAGGGAGCCTTACCTGCTGATCTTATTCTCAGTAAGGCTTTTATGCCGTGGAAAGAGCTTCTGCTGTTTGTAAGGCCCATGCTAGCGGATAGTGGGCGAATCGTCGTTTTATCAAACGATTGCGCTCCTGATTCAGCGGAGATAAACGAATGTGGCTATGAACTGGAGTCAACTATGGAATACAAAGCTGGCAAAAAAACTCATTATTTTTGGTCACTACTGCCGTCAAGCTGA
- a CDS encoding 23S rRNA (pseudouridine(1915)-N(3))-methyltransferase RlmH, translated as MGKLRFIWVGKLKEPFFNEACAHYTKKLGRFHKLDETILKDAPGKLPPEDKVLREGKSIVSKIRPSDMVICLDETGLEMTSVELSKYLQKWTEDPNLTPCFIIGGPFGLSDQVTKVARIKLSLSKMTLPHELARTMLLEQLYRAASISKGSPYHHV; from the coding sequence ATGGGTAAGTTAAGATTCATCTGGGTAGGCAAGCTTAAGGAACCATTTTTTAATGAAGCCTGCGCTCATTATACAAAAAAACTAGGCAGGTTTCACAAGCTTGACGAAACTATTTTAAAAGATGCACCGGGAAAACTTCCACCGGAAGACAAAGTTTTGCGTGAAGGTAAATCCATTGTAAGCAAAATCCGACCTTCGGATATGGTCATCTGCCTTGATGAAACAGGTTTAGAAATGACCTCGGTTGAGCTTTCAAAATATTTGCAAAAATGGACCGAAGATCCCAATCTTACTCCGTGTTTTATTATCGGTGGACCTTTCGGATTGTCTGATCAAGTTACAAAAGTTGCCAGAATAAAGCTTTCACTTAGCAAAATGACTCTGCCCCATGAACTGGCCCGCACTATGCTTCTTGAGCAGCTTTATCGCGCAGCATCTATTTCAAAAGGGTCACCTTACCATCACGTGTAA
- a CDS encoding metallophosphoesterase, whose translation MAENIQKWIALGDIHQSLSFVSIIPEIKEADGIIITGDITNHSPQGAVEKVWQTIYDQNPSILAQIGNMDRANVTDFLKHKEANLHLETRELAKGIKIMGVGYSIPTPFGTPSEVSEEQLGLWLDETYAKIGDYDQLILAVHDSPYNTKLDVISNGQHVGSRSVRNFIEKVQPDIVVSGHIHESSGEDTIGKSRIFNPGMASGGGYVLITLQNGKLEAALKGN comes from the coding sequence ATGGCTGAAAATATACAGAAGTGGATAGCCCTTGGCGATATTCACCAAAGCCTCAGTTTTGTATCAATAATTCCTGAAATTAAAGAGGCAGATGGAATCATTATTACCGGAGACATTACAAACCATTCTCCACAGGGCGCAGTTGAAAAGGTCTGGCAAACAATTTACGATCAAAATCCTAGCATACTAGCCCAAATCGGAAATATGGACCGCGCAAATGTTACAGATTTTCTTAAACACAAAGAAGCCAATCTCCATTTGGAAACACGCGAACTTGCCAAAGGTATAAAAATTATGGGAGTTGGTTATTCTATTCCAACTCCATTTGGAACTCCAAGCGAAGTAAGTGAAGAGCAGCTTGGGCTATGGCTTGACGAAACTTATGCAAAAATAGGTGATTACGACCAATTGATTTTAGCTGTGCATGACTCGCCATACAATACCAAACTCGATGTAATTTCAAATGGTCAACATGTGGGTAGCCGTTCAGTCCGAAATTTTATTGAAAAAGTTCAGCCTGACATAGTAGTCAGCGGACATATCCACGAATCAAGCGGTGAAGATACCATAGGAAAATCACGTATTTTTAATCCAGGCATGGCGTCAGGAGGAGGATATGTGCTGATAACATTGCAAAACGGAAAACTTGAAGCAGCTCTAAAAGGGAATTAG